From Acidimicrobiales bacterium, one genomic window encodes:
- a CDS encoding DUF721 domain-containing protein encodes MGEERGPTPIRKSLERLLAGMGSPDIDSVATLMDRWPEVVGDRLSERIRAVAVRGSELLVSVDDPAWASQISWLEAQLLERIAGIVGPDRITAVRVRVEPRREA; translated from the coding sequence ATGGGTGAGGAGAGGGGGCCGACCCCCATCAGGAAGAGCCTGGAACGCCTCCTGGCTGGCATGGGATCGCCCGATATCGACTCCGTGGCGACCCTCATGGACCGGTGGCCGGAGGTGGTCGGGGACCGCCTGTCCGAGAGGATCAGGGCCGTGGCGGTACGGGGATCGGAGCTCCTGGTGAGCGTCGACGACCCTGCCTGGGCCAGCCAGATCTCCTGGCTGGAAGCCCAGCTGCTGGAGCGGATCGCGGGGATCGTGGGCCCCGATCGGATCACCGCCGTACGGGTCCGGGTGGAGCCTCGACGGGAGGCCTGA